A section of the Numida meleagris isolate 19003 breed g44 Domestic line chromosome 16, NumMel1.0, whole genome shotgun sequence genome encodes:
- the CCDC180 gene encoding coiled-coil domain-containing protein 180 isoform X1, with protein MAAPAARGSGGAVRVIANGEVYRQLFEDEVLQARWVRSLGAARRGRLRLHEDLGSSAGTGPSPCNGRKETAGAKLLLGREATASQVSWKSEDVLAAEEVRALPDLVEVPEESRGNLLELVSECRRGRHGAALTSMHRELACVAREIEPFVLEPGDLLLTKLMESDRKMDVLTKMELDATLEGFSIEDLEELWMTMQQESLTRKEWVREWNETLKKVEWSRADKITDVLRKYTAMLEEISFLSSADVHRFINDEAMMINRALLANQRAIAKLFFNLMKSEMKRELSLQLKWRDRVKDWRLIRKNCIIQSFREFMAKEEIQDPQMVKIEMENMMSGQILLNERRLELLQHLTDLLPPASTQAEINEWYSSLVDLNRSIDAHNMQCTMKIRAQYESVEQKCLAEAQLCKNNLLNLKVCTQEEAEEMVASDFLLLTEKLRCRFEEELEHMIRGFEELAKCNKQNCRDLYSYCKEASVLWDIHQLKLSQLEGELQKKLDECRWKQDKSIQVMETNLAIILDKMRTASSEKNLKKSLKNALSSLDGIRAEYEASNKVLMEEVTSYPEAILQELISYSESLSQYFNVKEIFKQNLEGKIDSMFPGQAEVLEAENPGEQQTESVVQENEEKQKADSCQQQNERTNIPENEKVFAQESEEREEQEDGESTLQGSDELDDIEQRVSFPEDTFNSSKVGISEIAVETFSTSSGNTYTVLGAEEAGKPDVLETHLTKYDEKGSLPMYLEHVLIKETVFVELKKRVRLCFFEHLEKWFAESLSNLWATVGAKKEELSSELRQHLLSCELRQENIETNIYSVRAEELLLHKKCLEHHCHEVGEALKKERAEFLRFCDQQNDSIQNLDSRIRDMEPAFLRAPVAEQLDSSSSSVCPELLHHLDVIRVSLRSYRNYLEETLGKLRDSNVDFLKGCRLFVEGGNFSPEEVQSFSKRLQKESKHIDSLEKLIVADMEKMESSCLEQATEVINQAETRFHCLFMNRVFMEKIQQLLTNLRVQIKSEVANSNVQAAALKSCLEKLCAFAHPTADEESLTSEELYDFIKVVIKELKARSQYLDCLLVNATIPYDNEHFAPPAAEVTLRGPIAAAIRAENKLRMMGLDPVRFPLLNPSRMGKSAIDDLSVSVIKNLLGIQSSRRKSSGLNQDSSDSLGPAILPTQKKSSHLNVPDEGPQRSDAYKHAARNTKKMATEKRTSRGSMQKCTRSVLSDKRFQIFGEKPPESNTFKGIVMNILWTGNNNLLCLAEEFYHKEKHQITMPEDLPETFERCAEVLRQNLLSYQSQIDDYYNSCLKEFWDQLKLFEEELPYVSQLAVDALLKEHEQKLSCATSNIQHSFNQQLEDWRSAKAAHKKELRPSLGHPDNSLQLEALCQRESKLQKDHVDAIHLHTRMLRDRAAQCAQNFVSALAAFTEKLLLELDESITIDDIQVPKLFLESDEHLATWSYLKATAWLPLVPPEFIVHHLPETETPREKTSTLIHRKQAGLPLQTPEAEQLVERGSRTWPGIPMTTLVDDSDCITFRETASVTAAKTTLGHVAAVEARDAVYKKYIGKLEQQFAQIKEESTSQLVTIQRWENWWNQSIQKIKQLYT; from the exons ATGGCAGCGCCGGCAGCGCGCGGCTCGGGGGGGGCGGTGCGCGTGATTGCCAACGGCGAAGTCTACAGGCAGCTCTTCGAGGATGAG GTTTTGCAGGCTCGCTGGGTGCGCTCGCTGGGCGCAGCACGGAGAGGGCGGCTCCGTCTGCACGAGGACCTGGGCAGCTCGGCCGGCACGGGGCCATCGCCATGCAATGGGAGGAAGGAGACTGCGggagcaaagctgctgctgggcag GGAAGCTACAGCATCTCAGGTGTCCTGGAAAAGTGAAGATGTCCTTGCAGCTGAGGAAGTCAGAGCCCTACCCGATCTTGTTG AGGTTCCTGAGGAAAGCAGAGGCAACCTCTTGGAGCTCGTGTCAGAATGCCGGCGAGGCCGCCACGGCGCAGCACTGACCTCAATGCACCGCGAGCTTGCTTGTGTCGCCAGG GAAATCGAGCCCTTTGTTTTGGAACCCGGAGATCTGCTGTTGACCAAACTGATGGAATCTGATAGAAAAATGGATGTTCTTACGAAGATGGAGCTCGATGCCACTCTGGAAGGCTTCTCGATTGAA GATTTGGAAGAACTGTGGATGACCATGCAGCAGGAATCCTTGACCAGAAAGGAGTGGGTTCGGGAGTGGAATGAAACCTTAAAAAAGGTGGAATGGAGCCGAGCTGACAAA ATTACAGATGTGCTGAGGAAGTATACTGCGATGCTGGAGGAAATTTCCTTCTTGTCATCAGCAGATGTCCACAGGTTCATCAACGATGAGGCCATG ATGATTAACAGAGCGCTGCTGGCTAATCAGAGGGCGATTGCCAAACTGTTCTTTAATCTGATGAAATCAGAGATGAAAAGGGAATTATCGCTTCAATTGAAGTGGCGAGATAGAGTCAAGGACTGGAGGCTCATACGAAAGAACTGCATCATACAGAGTTTCAG AGAATTTATGGCAAAGGAGGAAATACAGGATCCCCAAATGgtgaaaatagaaatggaaaatatgatgAGCGGTCAGATTCTGCTTAATGAACGGAGGCTGGAATTGCTGCAGCATCTTAC CGATTTGTTGCCTCCAGCGAGCACACAAGCTGAGATTAATGAGTGGTACAGCTCCTTGGTGGATTTAAACAGAAGTATAG ATGCCCACAATATGCAGTGTACGATGAAAATTCGTGCCCAGTATGAGAGTGTCGAGCAAAAATGTCTGGcagaagcacagctgtgcaAG aataaCCTGTTGAATCTGAAGGTTTGCACACAAGAAGAGGCTGAAGAAATGGTGGCTTCTGACTTCCTTCTGTTGACTGAGAAACTACGATGTCGGTTTGAAGAAGAACTGGAGCACATGATT AGAGGCTTTGAGGAGCTGGCTAAATGCAACAAGCAGAATTGCAGAGACCTGTATAGCTACTGTAAGGAAGCCAGTGTTCTCTGGGACATCCATCAGCTCAAACTGTCCCAGCTGGAGGGTGAACTCCAGAAGAAATTAGATGAATGCAGATGGAAACAGGATAAATCAATTCAG GTGATGGAAACTAATCTGGCTATCATTTTGGATAAAATGAGGACAGCGAGCtctgaaaaaaacctgaagaaatctTTGAAGAATGCCCTTTCTTCTTTGGATGGCATCAGAGCTGA GTATGAGGCGTCCAACAAAGTTCTCATGGAGGAAGTCACAAGTTACCCAGAAGCCATTTTGCAGGAACTGATTTCTTACAGTGAATCCCTTAGccaatattttaatgtaaaagaaatCTTCAAACAG AACTTGGAAGGAAAGATAGACTCCATGTTTCCAGGTCAAG CTGAGGTTTTGGAAGCTGAAAATCCGGGGGAGCAGCAAACGGAGAGTGTtgtgcaggaaaatgaagaaaagcaaaaggctgATAGCTGTCAACAACAAAATGAACGAACAAATATTCCTGAGAATGAGAAGGTCTTTGCACAGGAAAGTgaagaaagagaggaacaaGAAGATGGAGAGAGCACTCTTCAAGGGAGTGACGAACTGGATGATATAGAACAGAGGGTGAGCTTTCCAGAA GATACGTTCAACAGCAGCAAGGTGGGAATCTCTGAAATCGCTGTTGAGACCTTTTCCACTTCCAGTGGAAACACTTACACTGTTCTTGGAGCTGAAGAGGCAGGGAAACCTGATGTCCTAGAGACGCATCTTacaaaatatgatgaaaaaggATCACTTCCTATGTACCTGGAACATGTACTTATCAAGGAAACGGTGTTTGTAGAACTGAAGAAAAG GGTGCGCCTCTGCTTTTTTGAACACTTGGAGAAGTGGTTTGCAGAGTCCTTATCCAACTTGTGGGCCACTGTAGGTGCCAAGAAAGAGGAGCTGAGTTCAGAACTTCGGCAGCATCTTCTCTCGTGTGAACTGAGGCAGGAGAATATAGAGACAAATATCTACAGTGTTAGAGCTG AGGAACTGTTACTTCATAAAAAGTGTCTGGAGCACCACTGCCATGAGGTGGGAGAAGCTCTGAAGAAGGAGAGAGCTGAATTCCTCCGATTTTGTGATCAGCAAAATGACAGCATCCAAAACTTGGACTCGCGGATCCGCGACATGGAACCAGCATTCCTTCGGGCTCCTGTGGCCGAGCA GTTAgattcctccagcagcagcgtgTGCCCAGAGCTCCTTCATCACCTGGACGTCATCCGAGTTTCCCTGAGGAGTTATCGGAACTATCTGGAGGAAACTTTGGGAAAACTAAGAGATTCAAATGTGGATTTTCTCAAAGGCTGCAG GTTATTCGTGGAGGGAGGCAATTTTTCTCCGGAGGAGGTACAGTCTTTCAGTAAGCgtcttcagaaagaaagcaaacatatTGATTCTTTGGAGAAGTTAATTGTGGCTGATATGGAGAAAATGGAATCGAGCTGCTTGGAGCAG GCTACTGAAGTTATCAACCAGGCTGAAACAAGGTTCCATTGTCTCTTTATGAATCGAGTCTTTATGGAGAAGATCCAACAGCTTCTGACAAATCTACGGGTGCAAATCAAATCCGAG GTAGCAAATTCCAatgtgcaggcagcagcattgAAATCCTGCCTGGAGAAGCTCTGTGCTTTCGCTCACCCTACTGCAGATGAAGAA tctttgaCTTCTGAGGAGTTGTATGACTTCATCAAAGTAGTGATCAAAGAACTGAAGGCGAGGAGCCAGTACCTTGATTGCCTGCTAGTGAACGCAACAATACCATATGATAAC GAGCACTttgcccctcctgcagcagaggtTACATTACGAGGTCCCATTGCTGCTGCTATTCGAGCGGAGAACAAATTGAGGATGATGGGGCTGGATCCTGTCAGATTTCCTTTGTTAAATCCAAGCAGAATGGGAAAATCTGCAATTGATGATTTATCAGTAAGCGTTATTAAAAACTTACTCGG AATTCAGTCATCCAGGAGAAAATCTTCAGGCCTAAATCAGGACAGCAGTGATTCACTGGGACCAG CAATTCTTCCCACGCAGAAGAAGAGTTCTCACTTAAATGTACCTGATGAAGGTCCTCAGAGATCTGACGCTTACAAGCACGCAGCTCGGAACACCAAGAAGATGGCAACTGAAAAAAGGACGTCAAGAGGAAG CATGCAGAAATGCACCAGATCGGTTCTCAGTGACAAGAGGTTCCAGATATTTGGAGAAAAGCCTCCTGAATCTAA tacTTTTAAGGGGATTGTTATGAATATTCTCTGGACGGGTAATAACAACTTGCTCTGTCTCGCTGAG GAGTTCTACCACAAAGAGAAGCATCAAATCACAATGCCTGAAGATCTGCCGGAGACATTTGAACGTTGTGCAGAAGTACTCAGACAGAATCTGCTGTCGTATCAAAGCCAGATAGATGATTACTACAATTCCTGTCTAAAAG AATTTTGGGATCAGTTGAAGTTGTTTGAAGAGGAACTCCCTTATGTCTCCCAGTTGGCAGTTGATGCTCTTTTAAAGGAACACGAACAGAAGCTCAGCTGTGCCACCAGTAACATTCAGCACTCCTTCAATCAGCAGCTGGAGGACTGGAGGAGCGCGAAG GCTGCACACAAGAAGGAATTACGTCCCTCTCTGGGACATCCAGACAACTCACTGCAGCTGGAGGCTTTGTGCCAACGGGAATCAAAATTGCAAAAGGACCACGTTGATGCAATTCACCTCCACACACGGATGCTTCGG GACCGTGCTGCCCAGTGTGCCCAGAACTTTGTTTCGGCGCTGGCTGCCTTcacagagaagctgctgctggaattAGATGAGAGCATTACTATTGATGACATACAAGTACCGA AGCTATTCCTTGAAAGTGATGAGCATCTAGCTACATGGAGTTACCTGAAAGCAACAGCATGGCTGCCTCTGGTTCCTCCTGAATTTATCGTACATCATCTTCCAGAAACCGAAACACCGAGGGAGAAGACATCCACATTAATCCACCGTAAACAAGCTGGTCTTCCTCTGCAGACCCCTGAGGCTGAGCAGTTAGTTGAACGTGGGAGCAG gACCTGGCCAGGAATACCCATGACCACGCTTGTGGACGATTCAGACTGCATTACGTTCAGAGAAACTGCATCAGTTACAGCAGCAAAGACCACACTGGGCCACGTAGCAGCAGTGGAAGCAAGAGATGCTGTATATAAG AAATACATTGGTAAACTTGAGCAGCAGTTCGCCCAGATCAAGGAAGAAAGTACCTCCCAGCTGGTGACAATTCAGCGCTGGGAAAATTGGTGGAATCAGTCCATCCAGAAAATTAAGCAACTCTATACGTGA
- the CCDC180 gene encoding coiled-coil domain-containing protein 180 isoform X4 produces MAAPAARGSGGAVRVIANGEVYRQLFEDEVLQARWVRSLGAARRGRLRLHEDLGSSAGTGPSPCNGRKETAGAKLLLGREATASQVSWKSEDVLAAEEVRALPDLVEVPEESRGNLLELVSECRRGRHGAALTSMHRELACVAREIEPFVLEPGDLLLTKLMESDRKMDVLTKMELDATLEGFSIEDLEELWMTMQQESLTRKEWVREWNETLKKVEWSRADKITDVLRKYTAMLEEISFLSSADVHRFINDEAMMINRALLANQRAIAKLFFNLMKSEMKRELSLQLKWRDRVKDWRLIRKNCIIQSFREFMAKEEIQDPQMVKIEMENMMSGQILLNERRLELLQHLTDLLPPASTQAEINEWYSSLVDLNRSIDAHNMQCTMKIRAQYESVEQKCLAEAQLCKNNLLNLKVCTQEEAEEMVASDFLLLTEKLRCRFEEELEHMIRGFEELAKCNKQNCRDLYSYCKEASVLWDIHQLKLSQLEGELQKKLDECRWKQDKSIQVMETNLAIILDKMRTASSEKNLKKSLKNALSSLDGIRAEYEASNKVLMEEVTSYPEAILQELISYSESLSQYFNVKEIFKQNLEGKIDSMFPGQAEVLEAENPGEQQTESVVQENEEKQKADSCQQQNERTNIPENEKVFAQESEEREEQEDGESTLQGSDELDDIEQRVSFPEDTFNSSKVGISEIAVETFSTSSGNTYTVLGAEEAGKPDVLETHLTKYDEKGSLPMYLEHVLIKETVFVELKKRVRLCFFEHLEKWFAESLSNLWATVGAKKEELSSELRQHLLSCELRQENIETNIYSVRAEELLLHKKCLEHHCHEVGEALKKERAEFLRFCDQQNDSIQNLDSRIRDMEPAFLRAPVAEQLDSSSSSVCPELLHHLDVIRVSLRSYRNYLEETLGKLRDSNVDFLKGCRLFVEGGNFSPEEVQSFSKRLQKESKHIDSLEKLIVADMEKMESSCLEQATEVINQAETRFHCLFMNRVFMEKIQQLLTNLRVQIKSEVANSNVQAAALKSCLEKLCAFAHPTADEESLTSEELYDFIKVVIKELKARSQYLDCLLVNATIPYDNEHFAPPAAEVTLRGPIAAAIRAENKLRMMGLDPVRFPLLNPSRMGKSAIDDLSVSVIKNLLGIQSSRRKSSGLNQDSSDSLGPAILPTQKKSSHLNVPDEGPQRSDAYKHAARNTKKMATEKRTSRGSMQKCTRSVLSDKRFQIFGEKPPESNTFKGIVMNILWTGNNNLLCLAEEFYHKEKHQITMPEDLPETFERCAEVLRQNLLSYQSQIDDYYNSCLKEFWDQLKLFEEELPYVSQLAVDALLKEHEQKLSCATSNIQHSFNQQLEDWRSAKAAHKKELRPSLGHPDNSLQLEALCQRESKLQKDHVDAIHLHTRMLRDRAAQCAQNFVSALAAFTEKLLLELDESITIDDIQVPKTETPREKTSTLIHRKQAGLPLQTPEAEQLVERGSRTWPGIPMTTLVDDSDCITFRETASVTAAKTTLGHVAAVEARDAVYKKYIGKLEQQFAQIKEESTSQLVTIQRWENWWNQSIQKIKQLYT; encoded by the exons ATGGCAGCGCCGGCAGCGCGCGGCTCGGGGGGGGCGGTGCGCGTGATTGCCAACGGCGAAGTCTACAGGCAGCTCTTCGAGGATGAG GTTTTGCAGGCTCGCTGGGTGCGCTCGCTGGGCGCAGCACGGAGAGGGCGGCTCCGTCTGCACGAGGACCTGGGCAGCTCGGCCGGCACGGGGCCATCGCCATGCAATGGGAGGAAGGAGACTGCGggagcaaagctgctgctgggcag GGAAGCTACAGCATCTCAGGTGTCCTGGAAAAGTGAAGATGTCCTTGCAGCTGAGGAAGTCAGAGCCCTACCCGATCTTGTTG AGGTTCCTGAGGAAAGCAGAGGCAACCTCTTGGAGCTCGTGTCAGAATGCCGGCGAGGCCGCCACGGCGCAGCACTGACCTCAATGCACCGCGAGCTTGCTTGTGTCGCCAGG GAAATCGAGCCCTTTGTTTTGGAACCCGGAGATCTGCTGTTGACCAAACTGATGGAATCTGATAGAAAAATGGATGTTCTTACGAAGATGGAGCTCGATGCCACTCTGGAAGGCTTCTCGATTGAA GATTTGGAAGAACTGTGGATGACCATGCAGCAGGAATCCTTGACCAGAAAGGAGTGGGTTCGGGAGTGGAATGAAACCTTAAAAAAGGTGGAATGGAGCCGAGCTGACAAA ATTACAGATGTGCTGAGGAAGTATACTGCGATGCTGGAGGAAATTTCCTTCTTGTCATCAGCAGATGTCCACAGGTTCATCAACGATGAGGCCATG ATGATTAACAGAGCGCTGCTGGCTAATCAGAGGGCGATTGCCAAACTGTTCTTTAATCTGATGAAATCAGAGATGAAAAGGGAATTATCGCTTCAATTGAAGTGGCGAGATAGAGTCAAGGACTGGAGGCTCATACGAAAGAACTGCATCATACAGAGTTTCAG AGAATTTATGGCAAAGGAGGAAATACAGGATCCCCAAATGgtgaaaatagaaatggaaaatatgatgAGCGGTCAGATTCTGCTTAATGAACGGAGGCTGGAATTGCTGCAGCATCTTAC CGATTTGTTGCCTCCAGCGAGCACACAAGCTGAGATTAATGAGTGGTACAGCTCCTTGGTGGATTTAAACAGAAGTATAG ATGCCCACAATATGCAGTGTACGATGAAAATTCGTGCCCAGTATGAGAGTGTCGAGCAAAAATGTCTGGcagaagcacagctgtgcaAG aataaCCTGTTGAATCTGAAGGTTTGCACACAAGAAGAGGCTGAAGAAATGGTGGCTTCTGACTTCCTTCTGTTGACTGAGAAACTACGATGTCGGTTTGAAGAAGAACTGGAGCACATGATT AGAGGCTTTGAGGAGCTGGCTAAATGCAACAAGCAGAATTGCAGAGACCTGTATAGCTACTGTAAGGAAGCCAGTGTTCTCTGGGACATCCATCAGCTCAAACTGTCCCAGCTGGAGGGTGAACTCCAGAAGAAATTAGATGAATGCAGATGGAAACAGGATAAATCAATTCAG GTGATGGAAACTAATCTGGCTATCATTTTGGATAAAATGAGGACAGCGAGCtctgaaaaaaacctgaagaaatctTTGAAGAATGCCCTTTCTTCTTTGGATGGCATCAGAGCTGA GTATGAGGCGTCCAACAAAGTTCTCATGGAGGAAGTCACAAGTTACCCAGAAGCCATTTTGCAGGAACTGATTTCTTACAGTGAATCCCTTAGccaatattttaatgtaaaagaaatCTTCAAACAG AACTTGGAAGGAAAGATAGACTCCATGTTTCCAGGTCAAG CTGAGGTTTTGGAAGCTGAAAATCCGGGGGAGCAGCAAACGGAGAGTGTtgtgcaggaaaatgaagaaaagcaaaaggctgATAGCTGTCAACAACAAAATGAACGAACAAATATTCCTGAGAATGAGAAGGTCTTTGCACAGGAAAGTgaagaaagagaggaacaaGAAGATGGAGAGAGCACTCTTCAAGGGAGTGACGAACTGGATGATATAGAACAGAGGGTGAGCTTTCCAGAA GATACGTTCAACAGCAGCAAGGTGGGAATCTCTGAAATCGCTGTTGAGACCTTTTCCACTTCCAGTGGAAACACTTACACTGTTCTTGGAGCTGAAGAGGCAGGGAAACCTGATGTCCTAGAGACGCATCTTacaaaatatgatgaaaaaggATCACTTCCTATGTACCTGGAACATGTACTTATCAAGGAAACGGTGTTTGTAGAACTGAAGAAAAG GGTGCGCCTCTGCTTTTTTGAACACTTGGAGAAGTGGTTTGCAGAGTCCTTATCCAACTTGTGGGCCACTGTAGGTGCCAAGAAAGAGGAGCTGAGTTCAGAACTTCGGCAGCATCTTCTCTCGTGTGAACTGAGGCAGGAGAATATAGAGACAAATATCTACAGTGTTAGAGCTG AGGAACTGTTACTTCATAAAAAGTGTCTGGAGCACCACTGCCATGAGGTGGGAGAAGCTCTGAAGAAGGAGAGAGCTGAATTCCTCCGATTTTGTGATCAGCAAAATGACAGCATCCAAAACTTGGACTCGCGGATCCGCGACATGGAACCAGCATTCCTTCGGGCTCCTGTGGCCGAGCA GTTAgattcctccagcagcagcgtgTGCCCAGAGCTCCTTCATCACCTGGACGTCATCCGAGTTTCCCTGAGGAGTTATCGGAACTATCTGGAGGAAACTTTGGGAAAACTAAGAGATTCAAATGTGGATTTTCTCAAAGGCTGCAG GTTATTCGTGGAGGGAGGCAATTTTTCTCCGGAGGAGGTACAGTCTTTCAGTAAGCgtcttcagaaagaaagcaaacatatTGATTCTTTGGAGAAGTTAATTGTGGCTGATATGGAGAAAATGGAATCGAGCTGCTTGGAGCAG GCTACTGAAGTTATCAACCAGGCTGAAACAAGGTTCCATTGTCTCTTTATGAATCGAGTCTTTATGGAGAAGATCCAACAGCTTCTGACAAATCTACGGGTGCAAATCAAATCCGAG GTAGCAAATTCCAatgtgcaggcagcagcattgAAATCCTGCCTGGAGAAGCTCTGTGCTTTCGCTCACCCTACTGCAGATGAAGAA tctttgaCTTCTGAGGAGTTGTATGACTTCATCAAAGTAGTGATCAAAGAACTGAAGGCGAGGAGCCAGTACCTTGATTGCCTGCTAGTGAACGCAACAATACCATATGATAAC GAGCACTttgcccctcctgcagcagaggtTACATTACGAGGTCCCATTGCTGCTGCTATTCGAGCGGAGAACAAATTGAGGATGATGGGGCTGGATCCTGTCAGATTTCCTTTGTTAAATCCAAGCAGAATGGGAAAATCTGCAATTGATGATTTATCAGTAAGCGTTATTAAAAACTTACTCGG AATTCAGTCATCCAGGAGAAAATCTTCAGGCCTAAATCAGGACAGCAGTGATTCACTGGGACCAG CAATTCTTCCCACGCAGAAGAAGAGTTCTCACTTAAATGTACCTGATGAAGGTCCTCAGAGATCTGACGCTTACAAGCACGCAGCTCGGAACACCAAGAAGATGGCAACTGAAAAAAGGACGTCAAGAGGAAG CATGCAGAAATGCACCAGATCGGTTCTCAGTGACAAGAGGTTCCAGATATTTGGAGAAAAGCCTCCTGAATCTAA tacTTTTAAGGGGATTGTTATGAATATTCTCTGGACGGGTAATAACAACTTGCTCTGTCTCGCTGAG GAGTTCTACCACAAAGAGAAGCATCAAATCACAATGCCTGAAGATCTGCCGGAGACATTTGAACGTTGTGCAGAAGTACTCAGACAGAATCTGCTGTCGTATCAAAGCCAGATAGATGATTACTACAATTCCTGTCTAAAAG AATTTTGGGATCAGTTGAAGTTGTTTGAAGAGGAACTCCCTTATGTCTCCCAGTTGGCAGTTGATGCTCTTTTAAAGGAACACGAACAGAAGCTCAGCTGTGCCACCAGTAACATTCAGCACTCCTTCAATCAGCAGCTGGAGGACTGGAGGAGCGCGAAG GCTGCACACAAGAAGGAATTACGTCCCTCTCTGGGACATCCAGACAACTCACTGCAGCTGGAGGCTTTGTGCCAACGGGAATCAAAATTGCAAAAGGACCACGTTGATGCAATTCACCTCCACACACGGATGCTTCGG GACCGTGCTGCCCAGTGTGCCCAGAACTTTGTTTCGGCGCTGGCTGCCTTcacagagaagctgctgctggaattAGATGAGAGCATTACTATTGATGACATACAAGTACCGA AAACCGAAACACCGAGGGAGAAGACATCCACATTAATCCACCGTAAACAAGCTGGTCTTCCTCTGCAGACCCCTGAGGCTGAGCAGTTAGTTGAACGTGGGAGCAG gACCTGGCCAGGAATACCCATGACCACGCTTGTGGACGATTCAGACTGCATTACGTTCAGAGAAACTGCATCAGTTACAGCAGCAAAGACCACACTGGGCCACGTAGCAGCAGTGGAAGCAAGAGATGCTGTATATAAG AAATACATTGGTAAACTTGAGCAGCAGTTCGCCCAGATCAAGGAAGAAAGTACCTCCCAGCTGGTGACAATTCAGCGCTGGGAAAATTGGTGGAATCAGTCCATCCAGAAAATTAAGCAACTCTATACGTGA